Proteins from a single region of Ischnura elegans chromosome 2, ioIscEleg1.1, whole genome shotgun sequence:
- the LOC124173977 gene encoding uncharacterized protein LOC124173977: MKGRLLSSLAFLLRCRDTDTIPVCVEISHHLKTSSAKRILLRASKALLRERVHHTRLSLHRCSEELYKIHLQLSSSLNATDWDKIEKITYFTSQNVEITARKTQIKKFDKLHNRQHPSDQHLRDRSVVNLTERVLDDATTSVLSKGHNFAIAPKNLPKERIITEVESAIRKLPKDDAAEIREDVSHILRTARPPKQNLSAAEREALSKLKSDESLIILRADKGNATVLMTRKDYNEKNLPTSGRSCISAAEIEPYHQDRATSEGTHQEVIHPSGDAAEPHTTCRKTTKIIWFTEDPQGRSSTATYSESNRCPHLPLIKVSLSIIATVCGKD; encoded by the coding sequence ATGAAAGGAAGGCTTTTGTCTTCCTTAGCCTTTCTTCTTCGCTGCCGGGACACGGACACGATTCCTGTATGTGTGGAAATAAGTCATCATCTGAAAACGAGTTCTGCCAAAAGGATCTTGCTTCGAGCCAGCAAGGCCCTGCTTAGGGAACGCGTGCATCATACTCGCCTCTCACTCCACCGCTGCTCCGAAGAACTATACAAGATTCACTTACAGTTGAGCAGCTCATTGAATGCAACCGATTGGGACAAGATTGAGAAGATAACTTATTTCACATCTCAAAACGTGGAAATAACTGCCCGAAAGACGCAGATAAAGAAGTTCGACAAGTTGCACAACAGGCAACACCCTTCAGATCAACATCTACGGGATAGATCTGTGGTTAACCTGACCGAGAGAGTACTAGACGACGCTACCACCTCAGTGCTATCTAAAGGACATAACTTCGCCATAGCACCCAAGAATTTACCTAAGGAGAGGATCATCACGGAGGTTGAATCTGCCATTAGGAAGCTCCCAAAAGATGACGCCGCTGAAATAAGAGAGGATGTCTCTCACATTCTCCGCACTGCTAGACCACCTAAGCAAAACTTATCCGCTGCAGAGAGGGAAGCTCTGTCAAAACTCAAGAGCGATGAGAGTCTCATCATACTGAGAGCGGATAAAGGCAACGCAACCGTTCTCATGACCAGAAAGGACTACAACGAAAAAAATCTCCCAACTTCTGGACGATCCTGCATATCAGCAGCTGAAATCGAACCCTACCACCAGGATAGAGCGACAAGTGAAGGAACTCATCAAGAGGTCATCCATCCCTCAGGAGACGCAGCGGAACCTCATACCACGTGCCGCAAAACCACCAAGATTATATGGTTTACCGAAGATCCACAAGGAAGGAGTTCCACTGCGACCTATAGTGAGTCAAATCGGTGCCCCCACTTACCTCTTATCAAAGTATCTCTCTCAATCATTGCAACAGTTTGTGGGAAAGACTGA